The genomic region GGTTCACGCCAGTGCAGCTGCGCTCGGAATCTTTCTCACCGGTGTCGTAACATGGGGGCTGTCGCTGGAAGAACCCACGGCATTCTCGACTTCCCTCCTCGTCCTCGTAACTGGCGCCGAGCGGCTGACGTACGTGACCGGAATCGTGGTCTCGAGTCTCCTCGTCGCCGGTGTGTTCGTGGTCTGGCGACGCCGCGTCTATCACGAACGGGCACGCTACCTGTTCCAATCCGCCCAGAGCGACGATCAGATTCTCGTCCCGGTTCGCGGCGATGCTACTGATTCAGTAGTCCTGTTCGCTGCACGGTTGGCCGCTGCTCACGATGCCGGAAAGATCGTTCTCATGAAAACGGTCAGTACGGAGACGATCGAAAAAACGGAAACAGAACTGGAAGCGACCGGACGAGAATCTGTTTCTGGAGACAGTGACGAACCGTCAGAGGACTCCGTCACCCAGGCGGCTGAAGAGCACCTCGCCGAACAGCAACTTCGCGACCTTGAACGACTCCAGGATCGGATCGCCTCCGTCGTCGACGTGCCCTGTGAATTCGTCGTCGCCGTCGAAGATGGTTCTGCCGGCGAAACCGTTCTCAGGACTGCAGAAACCGAGAATTGTGATTTGATCGTCTGCCCCTATGAAACTGCTCTGTAGGATCGCTAGACGGCGGGGCCACGGCTACGCTATATTGGTAGAATGCGAAGAGGCGGGTGTATGTGCTCCGAAATCCGCCTCTTCACTCGTGAATCGGTGGCGAGAGCAAAAGACGTTGTCGCGAACCCTGCCGAACCGGCCGATCCAGTGGGTGGCGGCAGCTACGCCGAATGGGCGATGCTGACGGTGAATGCCCTCCGGGTTGAGTTGGGCAAATCCTACCGCGGGACGTGTGATTTGCTCGCGGAGATGCCCGGCATTCTGGCCGAGATCGGCCTCTCGCGCGTGCCACACTTCACGACGGTCCACGCGTGGTTCGTCGAAGTGCCGACCGAGCGCTGGCGGGCGTTTCTGGGCGCCTCCGCCCAGAAACGCAGCGGCCACGCCGCGCTCGACGCAACCGGCTTCGACCGCGACCATCCCAGCCGTCACTACGCCCAGCGCGCGCACTACCACCTGCGCGCGCTGAAAGTCACCGCGCTCGTCGACGTCGAGACGCTCTACATCACCGATATTCACTCGGCGGCGGGCAAACCGTCGGACTTCCGGGTCGGCCCACAGGTCGCCCGGCGCAACGCGGGCGACCTGCGGAGCCTCGCGGCCGATTCGGGCTACGACTCGATGGCGTTCCGGGGCGGACTCCGTGAAAACGGCGTTCGACCACTGATCAAACACCGGATCCTCGCGCCGTTCGACCACGCCCACAACGGTCGGATGGACACCGACGCGTACAACCAGCGCTGGATGGCCGAAACCGCCTTTTCCAGCCTCAAACGCACGCTCGGTGCCACTGTCCACGCGCGCAGCTGGTGGCTGGAATTCCGCGAGATGACGCTGAAAGCGACCGTCTACAACCTCCGCCGGAGCGTCAGATATTCGTGAAAATCACGCAGATGCCGGGCGATCCTACAGAGCATATGAAACCGAGGAGGACGATCCGAGCCCATTTGTTCGACGGATCCTGAATGGAAATTCGGATGCCATCGTGTTCCGGTCATCGAACGGGCGGACGAACTGGCAGCGCATCCTGGTGATGGTTCGCTCGTCGGGGGAGCTCGCCAACGCAATGCTCGATTTCGCCAATCGACTTCTCCCCAGTGGGGGAACAATTAGTGCGTGTACCTGTGTGTCCAAGCGACGCGAGCGACGAATGGCCGAGATAATGCTCGAGAATCTCATCGAGTCGTTCACGGCACCGATTGAGACGCGAGTCGATAGCGGCTCGGTCGAAGCGTTCATCGATCGCAACGCGTCCCTCTACGATTTGGTCGTTATCGGGGCGAGTACCGATCGAAGTGCTGTCTCACGTCTCGTTTCTACGCCGACATTCGAACGTATCCACGAGGTTGACTGTGATGTCGCACTCGTCCACCGGGCATAGATGGCTGCGTGGTCCTGATTTCAGGAATCGATATAACTATCGTATGGACTGTTGTATCGACCGCGAACGGTGAAGAGAATCGACTCTCCTTGTAGTGATCTGTCTGGGTTCTTCCGTTGTTGGGTCCGATACCTTATTGCTGCTTGAACCAGTTGTCTTTTATAAGACGATGCGAGCCAGTACATGAGTCGCCCCATTCAGTCACCAGTACCTATGCAAACACGACAGCTAGGTCAGAAATGTAGCGCCCTGACGCACAGTAGACACCGAGACATTCATCGAGTGCTATGAGTAGTCTTACAGCACCCCTAAAAATAGAGAACGTGGTGGCATCGACAGGCGTTGGCCAGGAACTCAACCTCGAGGCACTTGCTGATGATCTCCCGCATTCAGAATACAATCCGGGTAATTTTCCAGGGATGGTCCATCGGATTCAGGACCCGAACGCGGTCACACTCCTCTTTCGGTCGGGGAAGATCGTCTGTACCGGTGCCCAAAGCACTGCAGACGTGACGGATGCGTTGAATATCCTCTTTCAGGACCTGCGTGATCTCGGTATCGACGTCGTCGACCAACCGGAGATAACTATCCAGAATATCGTCTCCAGTGGGGACCTGGGTGAACAGATCGATCTCAATGCCATTGCGATCGGGCTCGGATTAGAACATACCGAGTATGAACCTGAGCAATTCCCCGGCCTCGTGTATCGATTGACGTCACCACCGGTCGTTGTGTTGCTCTTCGGAAGCGGGAAACTAGTGATTACAGGCGCCAAGACGCGGGATAATGCACAGAGCGCGCTTGAAACGGTACATTCTCGACTCAGGGAGCTCGATTTGCTCAACAATCCCTGGGACGGTCTCTATCAATAGCTGAGTCAGACAGAGGAAACACAGGTCTTTTGCTACTTGCCCTCGCACGCTGAGGGGAATGACCTACGACAGAGTCGACGTTCCCGATAGCGGTGAGAAAATCACGATCCAGAACGCCGAAACCGACGAGTTATCCGTTCCAAATAATCCGATTATCCCGATCATCTACGGTGATGGCATCGGTCCAGACGTTGCCCCTGCAGCCCAGACGGTACTTTCCACGGCAGCAGAAGAAACGGGCCGCGAAATTAACTGGATGCGGCTCTATGCCGGCGAGAGTGCCCGCGACAAGTACGGTGAGAATCTCCCCGCAGAAACCATCGACGCAATCAGGGAATTCAACGTTGCCATCAAGGGGCCGCTTACGACACCGGTCGGCGCCGGCTACCGCAGTTTGAACGTCGCGCTGCGTACGGAACTCGATCTCTACACGAACGTCCGGCCGACCTATTATCTCGATGGCGTCCCGTCGCCTGTCAAGAACCCGGAGCAGATGGACATGGTCAACTTCCGGGAGAACACCGAGGACGTCTACGTCGGTATCGAGTGGGAGGCCGGGACTGAGGAGGTCCAGCAGGTTCGCGAGTTCGTCGAGGAGGAGATGGGCTACGACGAGATGATCCATGACGGGCCCGTCGGGATCGGACTGAAGCCCATCTCCGAGTTCGGTACCAAGCGGCTAGTTCGGAAAGCCATCGACTACGCCCTCGAGAACGACCGCAATTCGGTCACCCTCATTCACAAGGGCAACATCATGAAGTACACCGAAGGGGCGTTCCGTGACTGGGGCTACGAGGTCGCAGAAGAAGAGTACGGTGACGAGGTAATCACGGAAGACACGCTCTGGGAGGAACGCGACGGGGAGGCCCCCGAAGACGCCGT from Natrinema pellirubrum DSM 15624 harbors:
- a CDS encoding universal stress protein; the protein is MPLASGAYTLFADPDGRYSSPRKFVGGITAGALSGWLALEVSARIWYLPPPEQLQVHASAAALGIFLTGVVTWGLSLEEPTAFSTSLLVLVTGAERLTYVTGIVVSSLLVAGVFVVWRRRVYHERARYLFQSAQSDDQILVPVRGDATDSVVLFAARLAAAHDAGKIVLMKTVSTETIEKTETELEATGRESVSGDSDEPSEDSVTQAAEEHLAEQQLRDLERLQDRIASVVDVPCEFVVAVEDGSAGETVLRTAETENCDLIVCPYETAL
- a CDS encoding IS5 family transposase, which codes for MCSEIRLFTRESVARAKDVVANPAEPADPVGGGSYAEWAMLTVNALRVELGKSYRGTCDLLAEMPGILAEIGLSRVPHFTTVHAWFVEVPTERWRAFLGASAQKRSGHAALDATGFDRDHPSRHYAQRAHYHLRALKVTALVDVETLYITDIHSAAGKPSDFRVGPQVARRNAGDLRSLAADSGYDSMAFRGGLRENGVRPLIKHRILAPFDHAHNGRMDTDAYNQRWMAETAFSSLKRTLGATVHARSWWLEFREMTLKATVYNLRRSVRYS
- a CDS encoding TATA-box-binding protein, which produces MSSLTAPLKIENVVASTGVGQELNLEALADDLPHSEYNPGNFPGMVHRIQDPNAVTLLFRSGKIVCTGAQSTADVTDALNILFQDLRDLGIDVVDQPEITIQNIVSSGDLGEQIDLNAIAIGLGLEHTEYEPEQFPGLVYRLTSPPVVVLLFGSGKLVITGAKTRDNAQSALETVHSRLRELDLLNNPWDGLYQ
- the icd gene encoding isocitrate dehydrogenase (NADP(+)); its protein translation is MTYDRVDVPDSGEKITIQNAETDELSVPNNPIIPIIYGDGIGPDVAPAAQTVLSTAAEETGREINWMRLYAGESARDKYGENLPAETIDAIREFNVAIKGPLTTPVGAGYRSLNVALRTELDLYTNVRPTYYLDGVPSPVKNPEQMDMVNFRENTEDVYVGIEWEAGTEEVQQVREFVEEEMGYDEMIHDGPVGIGLKPISEFGTKRLVRKAIDYALENDRNSVTLIHKGNIMKYTEGAFRDWGYEVAEEEYGDEVITEDTLWEERDGEAPEDAVVVNDRIADNMLQQLLTRTDEYDVLAMPNLNGDYLSDACGAQIGGLGIAPGANIGDGRILAEPVHGSAPKYAGQDKVNPSAMILSGRIMFEYLGWDDAADLIRDAVEATISEKYVTYDIHRQIDGGEKVATSEFANRVAEHIERLA